One genomic window of Mercenaria mercenaria strain notata chromosome 2, MADL_Memer_1, whole genome shotgun sequence includes the following:
- the LOC123564167 gene encoding GTP-binding protein Di-Ras2-like, with translation MSEHEQRNRVVLLGAGGVGKSSILKRFLFNTFSGTYQETVEDLYCREYLIQGADIRVDFLDTAGKLVFPAMRRLSITTAHAFILVYSVTDQETFEEVKRFWEQIKEVRSNYEDIPCVIVGNKIDLEDNRQVEKFDALNWVYNDGNCGAFIEVSAKNNECILDVFKLLMEKAKNPRLPINEPFMPRRLSEHSLEVQSGHVADKTNGSESSADATSKIGRSRSLIRRGSKPKVRKSHARSHNKQDCVIS, from the coding sequence ATGAGCGAACACGAGCAACGAAATCGGGTCGTACTCCTCGGTGCTGGTGGAGTCGGTAAAAGTTCAATTCTTAAGAGATTTTTGTTCAATACGTTTAGTGGAACGTACCAAGAAACTGTGGAGGATTTATACTGTAGAGAATACTTGATACAAGGTGCCGATATTAGAGTGGATTTCTTGGATACGGCGGGAAAATTAGTATTTCCGGCAATGCGCAGGCTTTCTATTACAACTGCACATGCTTTTATTCTTGTATATTCTGTAACTGATCAAGAAACATTTGAAGAAGTGAAAAGATTTTGGGAGCAAATAAAAGAAGTTCGTAGCAACTACGAAGACATTCCTTGCGTTATAGTAGGAAACAAAATAGATTTAGAAGACAACAGACAAGTTGAAAAATTTGATGCACTTAACTGGGTTTACAACGATGGAAACTGTGGTGCTTTTATAGAAGTATCAGCGAAGAACAATGAGTGTATTTTGGACGTGTTCAAATTGTTAATGGAAAAGGCTAAAAATCCTAGGTTACCTATAAATGAACCGTTTATGCCAAGACGCTTAAGTGAACATTCCTTAGAGGTACAATCAGGCCACGTAGCTGACAAAACAAATGGATCAGAGTCAAGTGCAGATGCTACAAGTAAAATAGGCAGAAGTAGAAGTCTTATTCGAAGGGGTAGTAAGCCAAAGGTCCGGAAATCCCATGCTCGCTCACATAACAAGCAAGACTGTGTTATTTCATAA